Proteins encoded within one genomic window of Eurosta solidaginis isolate ZX-2024a chromosome 1, ASM4086904v1, whole genome shotgun sequence:
- the LOC137252906 gene encoding oxaloacetate tautomerase FAHD1, mitochondrial isoform X2 produces MIKTLTRKTCRRMASTNATEKYGFVLHGKKILGAALNYMDIVRSRNVPVPKEPLIFLKPTTSYEIEGNPIVIPKVFTKVAHEVELGVIIGKKCKNVSKEEALSYVGGYCLALDMTAQCNLGLARQNGHPWSLGKGFDTSTPVSRFVSCNQIENPHDIPLWLKVNGELRQRGNTADLIFKVDDLIAYASKYMTLEPNDLILTGTPDGSLSTKAGDIIEAGMGDHVQIKFTVVGEECT; encoded by the exons atgaTAAAAACGCTTACAAG AAAAACATGTCGGAGGATGGCGTCAACAAACGCAACTGAAAAATATGGTTTTGTACTGCATGggaaaaaaatacttggcgcagCACTTAACTATAT GGATATAGTGCGCTCTCGGAATGTACCTGTACCAAAGGAACCACTCATATTCCTGAAACCAACAACATCGTACGAGATAGAGGGCAATCCTATTGTG ATCCCTAAAGTGTTTACGAAAGTTGCACATGAAGTTGAACTGGGCGTCATAATTGGCAAAAAATGCAAAAACGTTTCAAAAGAGGAAGCGCTGAGTTATGTGGGAGGCTATTGTCTCGCATTGGATATGACTGCGCAATGTAACTTAGGTTTGGCACGGCAAAATGGTCATCCTTGGAGTTTGGGTAAAGGTTTTGATACTTCAACGCCTGTCTCACGTTTCGTATCCTGCAATCAAATTGAGAATCCTCATGATATACCTCTATGGCTAAAAGTAAACGGAGAACTGCGCCAGCGGGGTAATACAGCAGATCTTATTTTCAAAGTTGATGATCTAATCGCTTACGCTTCGAAGTATATGACATTGGAACCAAATGATCTTATTCTAACTGGAACACCAGACGGTTCGTTGTCTACTAAAGCTGGTGATATAATTGAGGCTGGCATGGGTGATCACGTGCAAATAAAATTTACTGTTGTTGGTGAAGAATGcacttaa
- the LOC137252906 gene encoding oxaloacetate tautomerase FAHD1, mitochondrial isoform X1: MINSSLFAITRKTCRRMASTNATEKYGFVLHGKKILGAALNYMDIVRSRNVPVPKEPLIFLKPTTSYEIEGNPIVIPKVFTKVAHEVELGVIIGKKCKNVSKEEALSYVGGYCLALDMTAQCNLGLARQNGHPWSLGKGFDTSTPVSRFVSCNQIENPHDIPLWLKVNGELRQRGNTADLIFKVDDLIAYASKYMTLEPNDLILTGTPDGSLSTKAGDIIEAGMGDHVQIKFTVVGEECT; this comes from the exons ATGATAAACAGTTCTTTATTTGCAATCACAAGAAAAACATGTCGGAGGATGGCGTCAACAAACGCAACTGAAAAATATGGTTTTGTACTGCATGggaaaaaaatacttggcgcagCACTTAACTATAT GGATATAGTGCGCTCTCGGAATGTACCTGTACCAAAGGAACCACTCATATTCCTGAAACCAACAACATCGTACGAGATAGAGGGCAATCCTATTGTG ATCCCTAAAGTGTTTACGAAAGTTGCACATGAAGTTGAACTGGGCGTCATAATTGGCAAAAAATGCAAAAACGTTTCAAAAGAGGAAGCGCTGAGTTATGTGGGAGGCTATTGTCTCGCATTGGATATGACTGCGCAATGTAACTTAGGTTTGGCACGGCAAAATGGTCATCCTTGGAGTTTGGGTAAAGGTTTTGATACTTCAACGCCTGTCTCACGTTTCGTATCCTGCAATCAAATTGAGAATCCTCATGATATACCTCTATGGCTAAAAGTAAACGGAGAACTGCGCCAGCGGGGTAATACAGCAGATCTTATTTTCAAAGTTGATGATCTAATCGCTTACGCTTCGAAGTATATGACATTGGAACCAAATGATCTTATTCTAACTGGAACACCAGACGGTTCGTTGTCTACTAAAGCTGGTGATATAATTGAGGCTGGCATGGGTGATCACGTGCAAATAAAATTTACTGTTGTTGGTGAAGAATGcacttaa
- the LOC137252906 gene encoding oxaloacetate tautomerase FAHD1, mitochondrial isoform X3, giving the protein MASTNATEKYGFVLHGKKILGAALNYMDIVRSRNVPVPKEPLIFLKPTTSYEIEGNPIVIPKVFTKVAHEVELGVIIGKKCKNVSKEEALSYVGGYCLALDMTAQCNLGLARQNGHPWSLGKGFDTSTPVSRFVSCNQIENPHDIPLWLKVNGELRQRGNTADLIFKVDDLIAYASKYMTLEPNDLILTGTPDGSLSTKAGDIIEAGMGDHVQIKFTVVGEECT; this is encoded by the exons ATGGCGTCAACAAACGCAACTGAAAAATATGGTTTTGTACTGCATGggaaaaaaatacttggcgcagCACTTAACTATAT GGATATAGTGCGCTCTCGGAATGTACCTGTACCAAAGGAACCACTCATATTCCTGAAACCAACAACATCGTACGAGATAGAGGGCAATCCTATTGTG ATCCCTAAAGTGTTTACGAAAGTTGCACATGAAGTTGAACTGGGCGTCATAATTGGCAAAAAATGCAAAAACGTTTCAAAAGAGGAAGCGCTGAGTTATGTGGGAGGCTATTGTCTCGCATTGGATATGACTGCGCAATGTAACTTAGGTTTGGCACGGCAAAATGGTCATCCTTGGAGTTTGGGTAAAGGTTTTGATACTTCAACGCCTGTCTCACGTTTCGTATCCTGCAATCAAATTGAGAATCCTCATGATATACCTCTATGGCTAAAAGTAAACGGAGAACTGCGCCAGCGGGGTAATACAGCAGATCTTATTTTCAAAGTTGATGATCTAATCGCTTACGCTTCGAAGTATATGACATTGGAACCAAATGATCTTATTCTAACTGGAACACCAGACGGTTCGTTGTCTACTAAAGCTGGTGATATAATTGAGGCTGGCATGGGTGATCACGTGCAAATAAAATTTACTGTTGTTGGTGAAGAATGcacttaa
- the LOC137252931 gene encoding coiled-coil domain-containing protein 115-like has translation MVATKEEIGSLLDSLYIEMFDLIEQQTACRVNIERLMNSGQLMLAKTRYLQGSQTISSAQMPTENSNEFNALSEIAEQKNNAKISSVEYILRKHAINKQEGFVEPMHWFTMLPPSSLRAASEQFKKCVELVVESANVQRELLAVMENIQKVKHKQIKSF, from the exons atggtaGCAACAAAGGAGGAAATTGGAAGTTTACTTGATTCATTATACATAGAAATGTTTGATTTGATTGAACAGCAAACGGCGTGCCGCGTTAACATTGAACGGCTAATGAACAGCGGACAGTTAATGTTGGCAAAAACACGGTACCTGCAAGGATCACAAACAATTAGTTCTGCACAGATGCCCACAGAAAATAGTAATGAATTTAATGCACTTTCTGAAATAGCTGAACAAAAAAATAATGCGAAAATCTCTAGTGTGGAATATATACTGAG AAAACATGCCATAAATAAGCAGGAGGGATTTGTTGAACCAATGCATTGGTTTACGATGTTACCCCCAAGTAGTTTACGAGCTGCATCCGAGCAATTTAAAAAATGTGTGGAACTAGTTGTAGAAAGTGCCAATGTTCAACGTGAGCTTTTGGCTGTTATGGAAAATATTCAAAAAGTAAAGCATAAGCAAATCAAGTCATTCTAA